A region of Bradyrhizobium sp. CCBAU 53351 DNA encodes the following proteins:
- a CDS encoding ABC transporter ATP-binding protein: protein MPTARSEDAAPSATGIDVRDVSKIFALGASEQTVALKPLSLTIRKGEFFSFIGPSGCGKTTLLRIIAGLTTPTTGGVFINGTQVTGPDSRIGMVFQKSTLLPWRTVLQNLLLPVEVTKSCSMQEARSRADRLLEMMGIAAFKNRSPDELSGGMQQRAAIARALITDPEILAMDEPFSALDEFTRERLNDELMGLQKSAQKTIIFVTHNISEAVFLSDRIGVMAPRPGRLDSIIEAQGFPAVRDASLRKKQEFFREVARARDAFDRLHL, encoded by the coding sequence GTGCCGACGGCACGCAGCGAAGACGCCGCGCCGTCGGCTACCGGCATCGACGTTCGCGATGTATCGAAGATCTTCGCGCTCGGCGCTTCGGAACAGACCGTGGCGCTCAAGCCGCTTTCCCTCACGATCCGGAAGGGCGAGTTCTTCAGCTTCATCGGACCGTCGGGATGCGGCAAGACAACCTTGCTCCGCATCATCGCCGGCCTCACCACCCCCACGACAGGTGGCGTTTTCATAAATGGCACGCAAGTGACCGGACCGGATTCACGGATCGGTATGGTCTTCCAGAAGTCCACGCTTCTACCCTGGCGAACGGTTCTTCAGAATCTTCTCCTTCCCGTCGAGGTGACGAAATCATGCTCGATGCAAGAGGCGAGATCGCGGGCCGATCGCCTGCTTGAGATGATGGGAATTGCCGCTTTCAAAAATCGCTCGCCAGACGAGTTATCCGGCGGCATGCAACAACGAGCGGCGATAGCTCGGGCGTTGATCACAGATCCCGAAATCCTGGCCATGGACGAGCCCTTCAGCGCGCTCGACGAATTCACGCGTGAGCGCCTGAACGATGAACTGATGGGTCTGCAAAAGAGCGCGCAAAAGACCATCATCTTCGTCACGCACAACATATCCGAAGCGGTCTTTCTGTCTGATCGCATCGGAGTGATGGCCCCAAGACCCGGGCGCTTAGACAGCATCATCGAAGCGCAGGGCTTTCCCGCTGTGAGGGACGCCTCACTCCGGAAGAAGCAAGAATTTTTCCGGGAGGTGGCGAGAGCCCGGGATGCCTTCGATAGGCTTCATTTGTGA
- a CDS encoding MmgE/PrpD family protein → MTVIEHLAKWGSEAPFEHSRAARDVARHAVEDVIACIIAGSNDLGASNVRKMVYASDSAGPGTVVGEEKAVLPQLAALANGTAGHALDYDDTFLPGVNHASSVLVSALMALGEQAGSSGAELIDAYLVGLELQFAVGSGVMRSHYDFGWHSTSTIGCIGAAGACARLLKLDARRFAHALSLGTSMASGCKVQFGSMAKPLHAGLAAQHAIEAAQLAAAGVEGRLNALEGGMGFLELFGGKGPAGWGKNIEKLGAPMTAESRGLMFKRYPCCASTHRVLDAFFELRAQEKFEADEVESINTLIGYGNSRNLMYTNPVSEMEARFSMQYCMAVALVDGAPKLSHFTPQSVKQEKYRRLFGLTTVSCYDPAEEQKNVDLMRPHVITVKLKNGRSLERSRDLPVGTLKYPFSLDDRKAKFDDCCKSRLDKVSSDRLFEAINNIESEGHLSRFTGLLRFGAKANHAFRTSSFA, encoded by the coding sequence ATGACGGTCATCGAGCATCTTGCAAAGTGGGGGTCCGAAGCGCCCTTCGAACATTCAAGGGCAGCGCGAGACGTCGCTCGGCACGCTGTTGAAGACGTAATTGCCTGCATCATAGCGGGATCCAACGATCTCGGCGCCTCTAACGTCCGCAAGATGGTGTACGCCTCCGATAGTGCCGGTCCTGGCACGGTCGTCGGAGAGGAGAAGGCCGTGTTGCCGCAGCTGGCGGCGCTCGCAAATGGAACGGCCGGCCATGCATTGGACTATGACGATACGTTCCTTCCGGGCGTCAATCACGCCAGTTCGGTTCTCGTCTCGGCCCTCATGGCGCTTGGCGAGCAAGCGGGATCCTCGGGCGCCGAATTAATCGATGCCTATTTGGTCGGTCTAGAGCTCCAATTCGCGGTCGGCAGCGGTGTGATGCGTAGCCACTACGATTTTGGTTGGCACTCCACTTCGACGATCGGGTGCATCGGAGCCGCCGGCGCCTGCGCGCGGCTTCTCAAGCTGGATGCCAGGCGCTTCGCGCATGCGCTCAGCCTCGGGACGAGTATGGCGTCTGGGTGCAAGGTCCAGTTTGGCAGCATGGCAAAGCCTCTGCACGCCGGGCTTGCCGCTCAGCACGCCATCGAGGCGGCCCAATTGGCCGCGGCCGGCGTCGAGGGACGGCTGAATGCGCTTGAAGGAGGGATGGGCTTTCTCGAATTGTTCGGCGGCAAAGGACCGGCTGGCTGGGGAAAAAACATCGAGAAACTGGGCGCGCCGATGACGGCGGAGTCTCGCGGTCTCATGTTCAAACGCTATCCGTGTTGCGCCTCGACGCACCGGGTTCTAGACGCGTTCTTCGAGCTAAGGGCGCAAGAGAAGTTCGAGGCCGACGAGGTCGAAAGCATCAACACGCTAATTGGATACGGTAACTCGCGAAATCTGATGTACACAAATCCAGTCTCCGAAATGGAGGCTAGATTCTCTATGCAATATTGCATGGCCGTGGCTCTTGTCGACGGTGCTCCGAAGCTCAGTCACTTCACGCCGCAATCCGTCAAGCAGGAAAAATACCGTCGACTTTTCGGACTGACAACCGTCAGTTGCTACGATCCTGCGGAGGAGCAGAAGAACGTCGACCTAATGCGTCCTCATGTCATTACCGTCAAGTTGAAGAATGGCCGGTCGCTGGAACGGTCGCGGGATCTTCCGGTCGGTACCCTCAAATACCCGTTTAGCCTCGACGACCGCAAAGCAAAATTCGACGATTGCTGCAAATCTAGATTGGACAAGGTATCCTCCGATAGGCTCTTCGAGGCCATCAACAATATCGAGAGCGAAGGGCATCTGTCCCGGTTCACCGGTTTGCTGCGATTCGGAGCAAAGGCAAACCACGCTTTCCGCACTTCGAGCTTCGCGTGA
- a CDS encoding phosphonopyruvate decarboxylase: MSAAVHAESRVKAKEAARAGWQYELYDLLRRNNFTQFAYVPDAGHTVLINESLADAEVESIALTTEEEGVAMMAGAELGGARGVLLMQSSGAGNCVNLLSLIAGGRFPFLTLLSMRGDFGEGNPWQMPMGRAVEPVLEAMSVRCLRVDRPEDVVPVVSAAITMAFQGGEAVAVLLTQKLIGAKAF, translated from the coding sequence TTGTCAGCAGCTGTGCACGCAGAGAGCCGCGTTAAGGCGAAGGAAGCCGCCCGGGCGGGCTGGCAATATGAGTTGTACGACCTGCTCCGACGAAACAACTTCACGCAGTTTGCCTACGTCCCGGATGCCGGCCACACCGTTCTCATCAACGAGTCGCTCGCAGATGCCGAGGTCGAGTCGATCGCGCTTACAACCGAAGAAGAAGGTGTCGCGATGATGGCGGGTGCCGAGTTGGGCGGCGCCCGTGGCGTGCTGCTTATGCAGAGCAGCGGCGCGGGTAATTGCGTCAACCTTCTCTCCCTGATAGCGGGCGGACGCTTCCCTTTCTTGACGCTCCTGAGTATGCGCGGAGATTTCGGCGAGGGTAATCCCTGGCAGATGCCGATGGGGAGGGCCGTCGAGCCGGTCCTGGAAGCGATGTCGGTTCGATGTCTGCGTGTAGACCGGCCTGAGGACGTCGTGCCTGTCGTCTCGGCTGCCATCACGATGGCCTTCCAAGGCGGCGAGGCAGTTGCGGTCCTCCTCACTCAAAAACTCATCGGCGCGAAGGCGTTCTAG
- a CDS encoding ABC transporter permease, with product MSSQAVRSESEIGSVPSILEGGRKFGAALLALGIALLLLAIWQLSSQYRLVSALILPSPALVAGALYEGVVGGRFLNDILVTFNETVLGFLFGTVVAITLGATFAYSGLLRRAGYPYVIAVQTFPKIAIAPLLIAWFGYGIGPKVIISALLAFFPVFTATLAGFTEVNSDMIDLLRSMKATRLQELRKLRLPFAMAFIVPSLDVAIVLALLGAIAAELVGGAAGLGQVIQQKSFTGDIAAVYAVLALTAAIGISLRSIVRTVTRALQSMAWG from the coding sequence GTGTCCAGCCAGGCCGTGAGAAGCGAATCCGAGATCGGCTCAGTCCCCTCGATCCTAGAGGGGGGCCGAAAATTCGGAGCAGCACTGCTAGCGCTCGGCATTGCGCTGCTGCTTCTCGCTATCTGGCAACTCTCGTCCCAATATCGACTTGTGTCCGCTCTGATCCTCCCGAGCCCAGCTCTGGTAGCGGGCGCGCTCTACGAAGGCGTGGTCGGCGGACGCTTCCTGAACGACATCCTCGTGACATTCAACGAAACCGTACTTGGCTTCCTGTTTGGAACGGTCGTCGCCATCACTCTGGGGGCGACGTTCGCATATTCGGGGCTCCTGCGGCGTGCCGGCTATCCCTACGTCATTGCTGTTCAGACGTTCCCGAAGATCGCTATCGCTCCCTTGCTGATAGCCTGGTTCGGATACGGCATAGGACCGAAGGTCATCATTTCGGCTCTACTCGCCTTCTTTCCGGTATTCACCGCTACACTTGCCGGATTCACTGAAGTGAACTCGGACATGATCGATCTGCTGCGATCGATGAAGGCGACGCGGCTACAAGAACTTCGCAAATTGAGGCTGCCCTTCGCGATGGCTTTCATCGTGCCTTCTCTCGATGTGGCCATCGTGCTGGCTTTGCTCGGAGCAATCGCTGCCGAACTGGTCGGCGGAGCCGCAGGTCTGGGGCAGGTCATTCAACAAAAGTCGTTCACGGGCGACATAGCGGCCGTTTATGCGGTCCTCGCTCTCACGGCCGCAATCGGCATAAGCCTTAGAAGCATCGTCAGGACGGTGACCCGAGCTCTTCAGTCAATGGCGTGGGGCTGA
- a CDS encoding thiamine pyrophosphate-dependent enzyme: MIMKANVGNPEFDERYVLDRREAVPALVGGHKEFLFIAGLAGTARDVTSLVNDGPSAYGLGGAMGAATMMGLGLALARPDRTVIAFCGDGELLMNVGSLATIGVRNPPNLRIVCVDNGHYGETGYQRSHTSLGVDLEKIAVGSGIRRTLTIGTAAELPKGSKLLRESEDAVFILMRVKPTDPPKFKRTLDPAVCRVRFKAALADAARAGG; encoded by the coding sequence ATGATCATGAAAGCAAATGTTGGCAATCCGGAGTTCGACGAGCGCTACGTCCTTGATCGACGTGAGGCCGTTCCAGCGTTAGTGGGAGGTCACAAGGAGTTCCTGTTCATCGCGGGCTTGGCTGGCACCGCGCGCGATGTGACTTCGCTGGTGAACGATGGTCCGTCCGCCTATGGTCTCGGAGGGGCCATGGGGGCGGCGACGATGATGGGGTTGGGTCTCGCTCTCGCTCGTCCCGATCGTACCGTCATCGCCTTTTGCGGTGACGGAGAGTTGCTGATGAACGTCGGGTCCCTGGCCACCATCGGCGTCCGCAATCCTCCCAACTTGAGAATCGTTTGTGTCGACAACGGTCACTACGGCGAAACCGGCTACCAGCGCAGCCATACGAGTTTGGGCGTAGACCTTGAGAAGATCGCCGTCGGGTCCGGCATCAGGCGCACCCTGACTATCGGTACAGCAGCCGAGCTACCGAAAGGCAGCAAGTTGCTGCGGGAATCTGAAGATGCCGTCTTCATCTTGATGCGGGTCAAGCCCACCGATCCGCCGAAGTTTAAGCGAACTCTGGATCCGGCCGTGTGCCGCGTCCGTTTCAAGGCTGCTTTGGCGGATGCAGCTCGTGCGGGCGGCTGA
- a CDS encoding ABC transporter substrate-binding protein — MAVAANLSVFVCGATQAESLKEVTFASSDTALSIGSAPYSSLQPTLKLPEKYAGVTVKFQPTAGATAAVQAVSNGNAFYTLVALASFLPLARQDPNLVIVSFDPGNSLRVIVPPDSPVKGPLDLKGKVIGVGSFGTAAYPYGKAILKEAGLDPDKDVTFLPVGLGAPAADALKSGKIQAFAGFDSPNAVIGNLLGVKMRDVPSPLNDLVGMVGMVVTRSEIEKHPKVVAGLCRALYESFFFAEGNIEGTVRNHFKVYPGQLPSNKPLDEAVREGEVILRAKLDVVNHRGAGGIIGYQELPTVQHTVDKLYENGILPERMEISKYADQRFKNDCGGFDPAELRAQARAWKPQ, encoded by the coding sequence TTGGCGGTTGCAGCCAATCTGTCCGTCTTCGTCTGTGGTGCGACGCAAGCCGAGAGTCTGAAGGAAGTGACCTTCGCATCCTCGGATACAGCATTGAGCATCGGGTCCGCGCCTTACTCATCGCTCCAGCCCACCTTGAAGTTGCCGGAGAAGTACGCGGGGGTGACGGTCAAGTTTCAACCTACCGCTGGCGCGACGGCTGCGGTGCAGGCCGTAAGCAACGGCAATGCATTCTATACTTTGGTGGCGTTAGCGTCCTTCTTGCCGCTCGCCCGTCAAGACCCGAACCTTGTTATCGTCTCGTTCGACCCCGGCAATTCTCTCCGGGTGATTGTGCCCCCCGATAGTCCGGTGAAGGGTCCCTTAGACCTGAAAGGTAAAGTTATTGGAGTCGGTAGTTTTGGCACGGCGGCCTATCCGTATGGCAAGGCTATCCTCAAGGAAGCCGGCCTCGATCCCGACAAGGACGTGACCTTCCTGCCGGTCGGTCTCGGAGCACCAGCGGCGGACGCTTTGAAAAGCGGCAAGATCCAGGCTTTCGCGGGGTTCGATAGCCCGAACGCGGTGATCGGAAATCTCCTCGGCGTGAAGATGAGAGACGTGCCGTCCCCGCTGAACGATCTCGTTGGTATGGTCGGTATGGTTGTCACCCGCAGTGAAATCGAAAAGCATCCGAAGGTGGTCGCAGGCCTGTGCCGTGCGCTCTACGAATCGTTCTTCTTCGCCGAAGGAAACATCGAAGGGACCGTGCGCAATCACTTTAAGGTCTATCCTGGCCAGCTCCCATCGAACAAACCACTTGATGAAGCGGTCCGGGAAGGCGAGGTCATCCTGAGAGCCAAGCTCGACGTCGTGAACCACAGAGGAGCCGGTGGCATCATCGGCTACCAGGAACTGCCGACCGTTCAGCACACCGTCGACAAGCTGTACGAGAACGGAATCCTTCCGGAGCGGATGGAAATATCAAAGTACGCGGACCAACGGTTCAAGAACGATTGTGGCGGTTTCGATCCCGCTGAGCTCCGGGCGCAGGCCCGCGCTTGGAAACCGCAATAG